A genomic segment from Oceanispirochaeta sp. encodes:
- a CDS encoding TRAP transporter large permease subunit codes for MDIVLTPEFLTIGMFSVLFVGVLTGFPLAIPIGGAGLFFGFMMFGDASFDMIYTRVYAQLTNTGFMAVPLFVFMGGMLERSGIARRMYESLYISFGRFRGGLAIVSIMIGTIMAACIGVIAASISMLAMVALPVMIKRGYDKGLATGCICAGGTLGILIPPSIMLIVYGPAAWISVGKLFSAAFGPGLMLSVLYMLYIAIRAFFQPSIAPAISKEEVGNYTFLTKLKMLVTSLLPTLILILSVLGAIYTGIAAPTEAAAVGAIISIFLTIAYRQFSFKALMEVSLSTIKLTCMVLLIASMSTAFVSVFLSGGGGDVVKDFILGFPGGKWSVFAMIMVVTFALGAFIDWVGIIFVLVPILSPIIPMLGFDPLWFAMMIIVNLQMSFLTPPFAYAMFFLKGAADPELGIETKDIIRGMLPFVGIVALGLVLMIIFPQIVLWLPSKM; via the coding sequence ATGGATATTGTACTAACTCCTGAATTCCTCACTATTGGAATGTTCTCCGTACTTTTTGTAGGTGTCCTCACAGGTTTTCCATTGGCTATCCCTATCGGTGGTGCCGGCCTTTTTTTTGGTTTTATGATGTTTGGCGATGCCTCATTCGATATGATTTATACGAGAGTTTACGCACAGTTGACCAATACTGGTTTTATGGCGGTACCTCTCTTTGTTTTCATGGGAGGAATGCTGGAGCGTTCGGGTATTGCCAGGCGGATGTATGAAAGTCTCTATATCAGCTTTGGACGTTTTAGAGGTGGTCTAGCCATTGTCAGTATCATGATCGGTACTATCATGGCTGCCTGTATCGGTGTTATTGCCGCATCCATCTCCATGCTGGCTATGGTTGCTCTCCCTGTTATGATCAAACGCGGTTATGATAAAGGACTGGCTACAGGATGTATCTGTGCCGGTGGTACCCTGGGTATTCTTATTCCTCCCAGTATTATGCTTATCGTTTATGGTCCCGCGGCCTGGATCTCTGTAGGTAAGTTATTTTCAGCAGCCTTTGGCCCTGGTCTGATGCTCTCGGTATTGTACATGCTCTACATTGCCATCCGAGCCTTCTTTCAGCCCAGTATTGCTCCTGCCATAAGCAAGGAAGAAGTTGGAAATTATACTTTCCTGACAAAGTTAAAGATGCTTGTTACATCCCTGCTTCCTACTTTAATCCTTATTCTGTCGGTATTGGGTGCTATCTATACGGGTATCGCAGCTCCAACTGAAGCCGCTGCTGTGGGAGCCATTATTTCAATTTTCCTCACCATTGCATATCGTCAATTTAGTTTTAAAGCCCTTATGGAAGTCTCCCTGAGTACAATTAAGTTGACCTGTATGGTTCTTTTGATCGCCAGTATGTCGACAGCTTTTGTCAGCGTCTTCCTTTCAGGGGGCGGTGGTGATGTTGTAAAAGACTTTATTCTGGGATTTCCCGGTGGTAAATGGTCTGTTTTTGCCATGATCATGGTCGTTACCTTTGCATTGGGAGCCTTTATTGACTGGGTCGGTATCATCTTTGTTCTTGTTCCGATCCTTTCTCCTATTATTCCCATGTTGGGATTTGATCCCCTCTGGTTTGCCATGATGATTATAGTCAACCTGCAGATGTCATTTTTGACACCTCCCTTTGCTTATGCCATGTTCTTTTTGAAAGGAGCGGCAGATCCGGAACTGGGTATTGAAACAAAAGATATAATCAGGGGCATGTTACCCTTTGTCGGAATTGTGGCCCTGGGCCTGGTCCTTATGATCATCTTCCCGCAAATTGTGCTATGGCTTCCCAGTAAAATGTAG
- a CDS encoding transketolase, with product MNYSYLEKTKDLIDQNIDLIINYRQSGHPGGSRSKVHALLTLLLGDSMRWDIRNPHKKFSDRFILGAGHTIPLIYATFAVLNEALRIKYQQTGDPQYKIHNEKEWALYWEDLADFRRKGGLSGHAEMEGKTLFLKFNTGPSGHGSAAAAGAALALKRAGAEGVKVFLLEGEGGLTPGVTHEIANSAWGLSLDNLYFLVDWNDYGIDDNPTSTKVYGTPEDWFKGHGWKVCGTEDGSDWGSLQKNMQTLINLENKEKQPGVLWFKTRKGRGYLKYDNSSHGAPHPLNGKVFWETKKEFCEKYGVEFVNYGGEAPEDETELRNEFTQNLKVIAETLKSDQELVDFIADRLVTIGDSVPDEIEGFKLGKKGNPFKDERIYDYNNYPSELTAAPGEMKANRAALGDWGAWINSFGAQEYGRPLFIASSADLAGSTNISGFAQGKNGFEGYGWYGRSGTENGALLTQSITEFANAGIMAGMASVNFSDNPVEDFDGFWGATSTYGSFSYLVYGMLRLYSQMDQDCDLQLGKVIYVASHSGPETADDSRTHFGVFAPGVTQLFPEGSVINLYPWEYNEVPVVLAAALKLKKPSIIVLHLTRPNVEIPDRNSLKMASHLDAAKGAYIVRAFEEGKPEEGTFYIQGTSAMANTVKALPMIEKAGLYVKLVYVSSPQLFALQSDEYKSVIVGKRDRMNSTIITTSGKKLMPEFTFNYISEQYAISPDWDNNWRTGGTLAEIMDEARLSPEWIFKGIQRFTEEKEQRMKELLGSLQ from the coding sequence ATGAATTATTCTTACTTAGAGAAAACAAAAGATCTAATAGATCAGAATATCGACCTGATCATCAACTACAGACAGAGCGGGCACCCCGGAGGTTCCCGATCGAAGGTACATGCCTTGCTGACCCTTCTATTAGGCGATTCCATGCGATGGGATATTAGAAATCCCCATAAAAAATTTAGTGACAGATTCATCCTGGGTGCAGGACATACAATCCCTCTGATCTATGCCACATTTGCCGTATTGAATGAAGCTTTGAGAATAAAATACCAGCAGACCGGAGACCCACAGTACAAAATTCACAATGAAAAGGAATGGGCATTGTATTGGGAAGATCTGGCAGACTTCCGCCGGAAAGGAGGCCTGTCGGGCCATGCCGAAATGGAAGGAAAAACGCTTTTTCTGAAATTCAACACAGGCCCCTCCGGGCATGGGTCTGCGGCGGCAGCCGGGGCAGCTCTGGCTTTGAAAAGAGCCGGTGCTGAAGGGGTTAAAGTTTTTCTACTGGAAGGGGAAGGCGGTTTAACTCCCGGAGTCACCCATGAAATTGCAAATTCCGCCTGGGGTCTGTCACTGGACAATCTGTATTTTCTCGTAGACTGGAACGACTACGGTATCGATGACAACCCCACCAGTACAAAGGTCTATGGAACACCCGAGGATTGGTTCAAAGGGCATGGATGGAAGGTGTGCGGGACCGAAGACGGCAGTGACTGGGGAAGCCTCCAGAAAAATATGCAGACCCTGATCAATCTTGAGAACAAAGAGAAACAGCCTGGAGTCCTCTGGTTTAAAACAAGAAAAGGCCGGGGATACCTCAAATATGATAATTCATCCCATGGCGCCCCCCACCCTTTAAACGGGAAAGTATTCTGGGAAACCAAAAAAGAGTTCTGTGAAAAGTACGGTGTAGAATTTGTAAACTACGGCGGAGAAGCTCCTGAAGATGAAACTGAATTAAGAAATGAATTTACACAGAATCTGAAGGTCATAGCAGAGACGCTGAAATCCGATCAGGAACTTGTTGATTTTATTGCAGACAGACTCGTCACAATCGGGGATAGCGTCCCCGATGAGATAGAAGGCTTTAAACTTGGAAAAAAAGGCAATCCCTTCAAAGACGAAAGAATCTATGATTACAATAATTATCCCAGTGAACTCACAGCGGCCCCCGGTGAAATGAAAGCGAATAGGGCCGCACTGGGAGATTGGGGAGCCTGGATCAACTCTTTCGGAGCACAGGAATACGGACGACCCCTCTTTATAGCCAGTTCAGCCGACCTGGCCGGATCTACCAATATCTCGGGATTTGCTCAGGGTAAAAATGGTTTTGAAGGTTATGGTTGGTATGGACGATCCGGGACCGAAAATGGAGCCTTGCTGACCCAATCCATCACAGAATTTGCAAATGCCGGAATTATGGCAGGAATGGCCTCAGTCAATTTCAGCGATAATCCCGTAGAGGACTTTGACGGTTTCTGGGGGGCGACTTCGACCTACGGAAGCTTCTCATACCTCGTGTATGGAATGCTCAGACTGTACAGCCAGATGGATCAGGACTGCGATCTTCAGCTGGGAAAAGTCATTTATGTTGCCAGCCATTCAGGACCGGAAACCGCTGATGACAGCAGAACACACTTTGGAGTCTTTGCACCGGGTGTGACCCAGCTCTTTCCTGAAGGAAGCGTGATAAACCTGTACCCCTGGGAGTACAATGAAGTACCCGTCGTACTGGCGGCAGCTCTTAAATTGAAAAAACCATCTATCATTGTTCTTCATCTGACACGACCAAACGTCGAGATTCCAGACAGGAACTCACTTAAAATGGCCTCTCACCTGGATGCGGCAAAGGGAGCCTATATTGTCCGGGCCTTTGAAGAGGGAAAACCTGAAGAAGGAACCTTTTACATACAGGGCACATCCGCCATGGCCAATACAGTCAAAGCTCTGCCGATGATCGAAAAGGCTGGCTTGTATGTAAAGCTGGTATATGTATCGAGTCCTCAACTCTTTGCACTCCAGAGTGATGAATATAAATCTGTCATTGTCGGGAAGAGAGACAGGATGAACTCAACAATCATAACTACTTCAGGTAAAAAACTGATGCCCGAATTCACCTTCAATTATATTTCAGAACAATACGCCATCTCCCCGGATTGGGATAACAACTGGAGAACCGGTGGAACCTTAGCTGAAATAATGGATGAAGCAAGGCTGTCTCCCGAATGGATTTTCAAAGGGATTCAGAGGTTTACCGAAGAAAAAGAACAGAGGATGAAAGAACTGCTTGGATCCTTACAGTAG
- a CDS encoding Rid family detoxifying hydrolase yields MSIEYIETENAPAAFGPFVQGVRFENLVITSGALPLHPSNGEFIGGDIKEQTRQTLDNLSAVLEAAGSSLKKVLLITVYMTDMDRFSEMNEVYASYFPGRCPARAAVGISALAKNAQIEMQAIAAR; encoded by the coding sequence ATGAGTATTGAATATATTGAAACAGAAAATGCTCCCGCTGCATTTGGACCTTTTGTTCAGGGAGTCCGGTTTGAGAACCTGGTCATTACTTCGGGAGCCTTGCCTTTACATCCCTCAAATGGGGAATTCATTGGCGGGGATATCAAAGAACAGACCAGACAGACCCTGGATAATCTATCTGCAGTACTTGAAGCGGCAGGTTCTTCACTGAAAAAAGTTCTGCTGATTACTGTCTATATGACGGATATGGATAGGTTCTCCGAAATGAACGAGGTATATGCCAGCTATTTTCCTGGACGCTGTCCTGCAAGGGCTGCCGTGGGCATTAGTGCTCTGGCTAAAAATGCCCAGATTGAAATGCAGGCTATTGCTGCCCGCTGA
- a CDS encoding TRAP transporter small permease subunit: MVKEIIKKFVTGIDKMSDFMGQVVKYLILVLIFVLCFEVVSRYVFDKPTIWAMETSKMVFGAIGSLCWGYTLKIGGHVRVDLFYTMFSKKWKAIVDVTLTALFLLPIELILIYTGYKWAFFALKVNERMVDSSWLPPSAPFRFVLAIGFTLFFIQTIAEIIKDIYFLIMKESLIEVDDTNKKEVLI; the protein is encoded by the coding sequence ATGGTAAAAGAAATTATCAAAAAATTTGTAACAGGAATCGATAAAATGAGTGACTTCATGGGACAAGTCGTCAAATATTTGATTCTTGTACTAATATTCGTACTCTGCTTCGAAGTAGTTTCCCGTTATGTTTTTGACAAGCCGACGATCTGGGCGATGGAAACTTCTAAAATGGTTTTCGGAGCTATCGGGTCTTTGTGCTGGGGATATACTCTAAAAATTGGAGGACATGTCAGGGTTGACCTGTTCTACACCATGTTTTCAAAAAAATGGAAAGCCATCGTTGATGTAACACTTACCGCTTTATTTCTATTACCAATAGAACTCATCCTGATTTATACGGGGTATAAGTGGGCGTTTTTTGCACTCAAAGTAAATGAGAGAATGGTAGACAGCAGCTGGTTACCTCCTTCTGCTCCTTTCCGTTTTGTTCTGGCAATCGGGTTTACACTGTTTTTCATTCAGACAATTGCTGAAATTATTAAAGATATCTATTTTCTCATAATGAAAGAAAGCCTCATCGAAGTTGATGATACAAATAAAAAGGAGGTATTAATCTAA
- a CDS encoding GntR family transcriptional regulator produces the protein MADRHLSLNEVAYQAIREKIIQGEFNPGCRIREDHLADEISMSRTPVREAINRLVSDGLIINKARKGLYLIDPSREEFESYLDIRIALEKLSVEQCIDRIEEEGLMRISEALDEFGFRMKNKKYDLCNQLDGEFHLLIAEISENKKLYTILDELSSFFLQTRSLEKKENPDVKNIKTLREHRIIYEAIRNKDKVIAKEALFKNIDTMRDNLHLQ, from the coding sequence ATGGCTGATAGACATTTGAGTTTGAACGAGGTGGCCTATCAAGCCATCAGAGAAAAAATTATTCAGGGTGAATTTAATCCGGGTTGCAGAATCCGGGAGGATCATCTTGCAGATGAAATCTCTATGAGCAGAACTCCAGTTCGGGAAGCTATTAACCGTTTAGTCTCTGATGGATTGATTATCAATAAAGCCCGTAAAGGACTGTATCTGATAGATCCAAGCAGGGAAGAATTTGAGAGTTATCTGGATATCCGGATAGCTCTTGAAAAACTTTCTGTTGAACAGTGTATTGATCGAATAGAGGAAGAGGGGCTGATGAGAATTTCAGAGGCCCTTGATGAATTCGGTTTTAGAATGAAGAATAAAAAGTATGATCTCTGTAATCAGCTGGATGGTGAATTCCATCTTCTGATTGCAGAGATTTCCGAGAATAAAAAACTTTATACCATACTCGATGAGCTCTCTTCTTTTTTTCTACAGACTCGAAGTCTGGAAAAGAAAGAAAATCCCGATGTTAAGAACATTAAGACTCTCAGGGAACATCGGATTATCTATGAAGCCATCCGGAATAAAGACAAAGTGATTGCCAAAGAGGCTCTTTTTAAAAATATAGATACAATGAGAGATAACCTTCACCTTCAGTGA